In Ammospiza caudacuta isolate bAmmCau1 chromosome 2, bAmmCau1.pri, whole genome shotgun sequence, a genomic segment contains:
- the TSC22D1 gene encoding TSC22 domain family protein 1 isoform X3, which translates to MNAQCCRPVAMDLGVYQLRHFSISFLSSLLGTDTSSLRLDSSSSGASVVAIDNKIEQAMDLVKSHLMYAVREEVEVLKEQIKELIEKNSQLEQENTLLKTLASPEQLAQFQAQLQTGSPPSSSQSQGTAQQPAQPASQGSGPSA; encoded by the exons ATGAATGCCCAATGTTGTAGACCGGTGGCAATGGATCTAGGAGTTTATCAACTAAGACACTTCTCGATTTCGTTCTTATCGTCATTGCTGGGCACCGACACCTCGTCCCTGAGGCTCGACAGTAG CTCCTCTGGTGCAAGCGTAGTAGCTATCGACAACAAAATCGAGCAAGCGATG GATCTGGTAAAGAGCCACTTGATGTACGCTGTCAGGGAGGAAGTGGAGGTCCTCAAAGAGCAAATCAAAGAGCTGATAGAGAAGAACTCGCAGCTGGAGCAAGAGAACACTCTGCTAAAAACACttgccagcccagagcagcttgCCCAGTTCCAAGCACAGCTGCAGACTGGTTCTCCGCCTTCCTCTTCCCAGTCACAAGGGACAGCGCAGCAGCCTGCTCAGCCAGCATCACAGGGCTCAGGGCCTTCAGCATAG
- the TSC22D1 gene encoding TSC22 domain family protein 1 isoform X4: MDLVKSHLMYAVREEVEVLKEQIKELIEKNSQLEQENTLLKTLASPEQLAQFQAQLQTGSPPSSSQSQGTAQQPAQPASQGSGPSA; encoded by the exons ATG GATCTGGTAAAGAGCCACTTGATGTACGCTGTCAGGGAGGAAGTGGAGGTCCTCAAAGAGCAAATCAAAGAGCTGATAGAGAAGAACTCGCAGCTGGAGCAAGAGAACACTCTGCTAAAAACACttgccagcccagagcagcttgCCCAGTTCCAAGCACAGCTGCAGACTGGTTCTCCGCCTTCCTCTTCCCAGTCACAAGGGACAGCGCAGCAGCCTGCTCAGCCAGCATCACAGGGCTCAGGGCCTTCAGCATAG